From one Caldithrix abyssi DSM 13497 genomic stretch:
- the dnaN gene encoding DNA polymerase III subunit beta: MEFTIERSEFLAALQRVINVVPTKTTKEILYNVLLIAEDNQLKIIATDLDITQISWARASVSEEGAVAVLGKLLLDILREMPEIEIKFHVEENFRVQMETSMGHYKLLGEPRTEFPSVPMVDKENSISLPNDKMKKMIERTIFACSTEPARPALTGVLCQIFEEEYRMVATDGHRLVRFINKNFQNPGFTKQYIVPTKALNFVARNLPEEGQHQLFISNDHILFELPNTKIYSRLITDPYPDYERVIPDYFQKEMIINREDLIHSVKRVSLFANPMTYQIRLQINPDNVTIMAQDIDFGGEASETIPCRFDYEPLLIAYNANYLLDLLRHMDAEQIRVMVEDADGPGLLFPLEQEEDEDILMLIMPVRLSEAD, encoded by the coding sequence ATGGAATTTACGATTGAAAGATCGGAATTTTTAGCGGCATTACAACGTGTTATTAACGTTGTGCCGACAAAAACTACCAAAGAAATTTTATATAATGTATTATTGATTGCCGAAGACAACCAATTAAAAATTATAGCGACAGATCTGGATATTACGCAAATTTCCTGGGCCAGAGCCAGCGTTAGCGAAGAAGGCGCGGTAGCCGTTCTTGGCAAACTGCTGTTAGATATTCTGCGTGAAATGCCGGAAATTGAAATTAAGTTTCACGTGGAAGAAAATTTTCGCGTACAGATGGAAACATCCATGGGGCATTACAAATTATTGGGAGAGCCGCGCACAGAATTTCCATCTGTGCCCATGGTTGATAAAGAAAATTCCATTTCCTTACCAAATGATAAAATGAAGAAAATGATAGAACGTACCATTTTTGCCTGTTCAACGGAACCGGCGCGTCCGGCATTAACTGGTGTGCTGTGTCAGATTTTTGAAGAGGAATACCGAATGGTAGCCACCGACGGTCATCGGTTGGTGCGGTTTATAAATAAAAATTTTCAAAATCCCGGCTTCACCAAACAATATATTGTGCCTACAAAAGCGTTAAATTTTGTGGCGCGTAATTTACCGGAAGAGGGCCAGCATCAGCTTTTTATTAGTAATGACCATATTCTATTCGAATTGCCCAACACCAAAATTTATTCCAGATTGATAACAGACCCATATCCGGATTATGAACGCGTTATTCCCGATTATTTTCAGAAAGAAATGATCATCAACCGAGAAGATTTAATTCATTCGGTGAAACGCGTATCCCTGTTTGCCAATCCAATGACGTACCAGATTCGGTTACAAATCAATCCCGATAATGTAACGATTATGGCGCAGGATATTGATTTTGGAGGAGAGGCCAGCGAAACCATTCCATGCCGTTTTGATTATGAACCATTGCTCATCGCATATAATGCCAATTATTTGTTAGATCTATTACGGCATATGGATGCAGAACAAATCCGCGTGATGGTGGAAGATGCTGACGGACCGGGTTTACTTTTTCCTCTGGAACAGGAAGAAGATGAAGATATTCTGATGTTGATTATGCCGGTGAGGTTAAGTGAAGCTGATTAA
- a CDS encoding DUF721 domain-containing protein: MKHEPKSIGAALQTALKQMEAYDNFLKLWVVQNWKKVMVKPLSEICRPIKFENETLIIEAKSEAWANELQKYKKEMIDILNRKFDQLNVKDIKIE; the protein is encoded by the coding sequence ATGAAGCATGAACCAAAATCAATAGGCGCCGCTTTGCAAACGGCGCTAAAGCAAATGGAGGCGTATGACAATTTCCTTAAATTATGGGTGGTGCAAAACTGGAAGAAAGTAATGGTGAAGCCCCTTTCAGAAATTTGCAGGCCGATTAAATTCGAAAACGAAACATTAATTATTGAAGCAAAATCTGAAGCGTGGGCCAATGAATTGCAAAAATATAAAAAAGAGATGATCGATATTTTGAACAGAAAATTTGATCAATTGAATGTAAAAGATATTAAAATTGAATAG
- the recF gene encoding DNA replication/repair protein RecF (All proteins in this family for which functions are known are DNA-binding proteins that assist the filamentation of RecA onto DNA for the initiation of recombination or recombinational repair.), whose translation MKLINLQVKNFRNIKQLTLNITKNINIIYGGNAQGKTSILEAIYLLGITKSFRVNDDRAIVNSGNEFYEVRGTFRKNLKNTFNIRLFFSINEGKHLFLEQKKVKTFSEMIGKVPVILLSLEDLELTYGSPSFRRKFIDILISQIDPLYLQALKQLIRILKNRNKLLSMIKEGGQKEEALIPWNLQLAEHASYVCLKRHEIIEEINPLIYHFYKNVSGRNEKIEIKYKSFFDVAALKEKEVIKTLYLKKLDEVKERDINYTTTTIGPHRDDLIFFKDDALIKIFGSQGENKTFLISLKFAEAVLMEKRIDEKPILLLDDIFSELDLTRIQKVVENIQQLQFQTFITTTNAEKFDSGLSDVGLWHVQNGQVHYEA comes from the coding sequence GTGAAGCTGATTAATCTACAGGTTAAAAATTTTAGAAATATTAAACAATTAACATTAAACATAACAAAAAATATCAATATCATTTACGGGGGCAACGCACAAGGAAAAACGTCAATATTAGAAGCAATCTATTTGCTGGGAATAACCAAAAGTTTTCGCGTAAATGATGATCGGGCAATTGTAAATTCAGGGAATGAATTTTACGAAGTAAGAGGAACTTTCCGGAAAAATTTAAAAAATACCTTTAATATAAGATTATTCTTTTCCATAAATGAAGGAAAACACCTCTTTTTGGAACAGAAAAAGGTGAAAACTTTTTCTGAAATGATCGGAAAAGTTCCTGTAATACTTTTATCTTTAGAAGATCTGGAATTAACGTATGGTTCGCCGTCTTTTCGCAGAAAGTTTATTGATATTTTGATTTCGCAAATAGATCCACTCTATTTGCAGGCATTAAAACAGCTGATCAGAATTTTAAAAAACCGCAATAAATTATTAAGCATGATCAAAGAAGGCGGGCAAAAGGAAGAGGCGCTAATACCCTGGAACTTACAATTGGCGGAACATGCTTCTTATGTGTGTTTAAAACGTCATGAGATTATTGAGGAAATAAATCCGTTAATTTACCATTTTTATAAAAACGTCTCAGGACGCAATGAGAAAATTGAAATAAAATACAAATCCTTTTTTGATGTGGCAGCGTTAAAAGAAAAAGAGGTTATAAAAACGTTGTATTTAAAAAAACTGGATGAAGTAAAAGAAAGAGATATCAATTACACGACCACAACCATTGGGCCGCATCGAGATGACCTGATCTTTTTTAAAGATGATGCGTTAATAAAAATTTTTGGTTCGCAGGGAGAAAACAAAACTTTTTTAATCAGTTTAAAATTTGCAGAGGCGGTTTTGATGGAAAAAAGAATCGACGAAAAACCAATTCTGCTTTTAGACGACATATTTAGCGAGCTGGACCTAACCAGAATTCAAAAAGTGGTGGAAAATATCCAGCAGTTGCAATTTCAAACCTTCATCACAACGACCAATGCGGAAAAATTTGACTCTGGGTTGTCTGATGTTGGGTTGTGGCACGTACAAAATGGTCAGGTGCATTATGAAGCATGA
- a CDS encoding tetratricopeptide repeat protein, whose protein sequence is MKKLFLLAIPILVLTLLTSCRPPELEGAFVDYNAGRYDNALKLAKEATEKYPTNAEAWYLLGEIYGKKEMYSEMKHAFDKALANNPTPDIQNKIKNATMYYFQNLFNRGVSNYNTYAKMQDTASEEAKEQLRKSTEYFKKANIVKPDYKAVDLIAFAYSILGEKDSAFVYYTKLTQEWPDSADAYVKLGRFYVVNQKFEEAIPLLEKALELDPENADAIQIIAEAYDFAGKTDKAIETYKKAMEINPEEKAFPFNLGRLYFQKVASGSIDDSTKQQYLHECAKAFGRVIELDPSMKEAYDYKSNCELMAKDYEDALVTLKQATERFPDEGKFWYNLGVVYYNLKDTEKAQEAIDKAKALGVE, encoded by the coding sequence ATGAAGAAACTCTTCTTATTAGCCATACCAATTCTGGTGTTAACTTTGCTCACTTCCTGCCGGCCGCCTGAACTCGAGGGCGCTTTTGTGGATTACAACGCCGGACGTTATGACAATGCTTTAAAGTTGGCCAAAGAAGCAACGGAAAAATATCCGACAAATGCCGAAGCCTGGTATTTATTGGGTGAAATCTATGGCAAAAAAGAAATGTATTCTGAAATGAAACATGCGTTTGATAAGGCATTGGCAAACAACCCCACCCCGGATATCCAGAACAAAATCAAAAATGCAACCATGTACTATTTTCAAAATCTGTTTAATCGAGGGGTTAGCAACTACAATACTTACGCCAAAATGCAAGACACCGCTTCAGAAGAAGCCAAAGAGCAGCTCAGAAAATCAACCGAATATTTTAAAAAGGCAAATATTGTTAAGCCCGATTACAAAGCCGTTGATTTAATTGCCTTTGCCTATTCTATCCTTGGTGAAAAAGACAGCGCTTTTGTTTACTACACCAAATTAACCCAGGAATGGCCCGATTCTGCCGACGCCTATGTAAAACTCGGTCGATTTTATGTGGTCAATCAAAAATTTGAAGAAGCCATTCCTTTACTGGAGAAGGCTCTGGAGTTAGATCCAGAAAATGCAGACGCCATTCAGATTATTGCCGAAGCCTATGACTTTGCCGGTAAAACAGATAAGGCCATCGAAACGTATAAAAAAGCCATGGAAATTAATCCCGAAGAAAAGGCTTTTCCTTTTAATTTAGGGCGGCTCTATTTTCAAAAGGTTGCTTCGGGCAGCATCGACGACAGCACCAAACAACAATACTTACACGAATGCGCTAAAGCTTTCGGGCGTGTTATTGAACTTGATCCATCCATGAAAGAAGCGTACGATTACAAATCCAACTGCGAACTTATGGCCAAAGATTATGAAGACGCCCTGGTTACTTTAAAACAGGCAACCGAACGTTTTCCGGATGAAGGTAAATTCTGGTACAACCTTGGCGTAGTCTATTACAACTTGAAGGACACCGAAAAAGCGCAAGAAGCGATTGACAAAGCCAAAGCTTTAGGCGTTGAATAA
- a CDS encoding dipeptidase, with product MVHVFFSLLILIHFLIAQPHQKMDVSLLHENAFVADLHCDAIYRYLRGIDLSKETQGHVDIPKLRQGGVDLQVFACFAPAPQNDMEKNQSAKNVLRQIDGVYRLIEGNKNFLSLVTSYDQIGQLKEENKTGIMIGIEGGYAIENDLALLRDFYRLGVRIMTLTHWTHTDWADASGDSTTTFGGLNEFGVKVVQEMNRLGMIIDVSHVHDETFWDVINISTKPIVASHSCCRALSKHHRNLSDEMLLALAQNGGMIGINFEPGYLNAEFWNERDRLKKKLAEKFGLPRSRNERRKADPEKLKLFRQELKTETERLKQKYQIDVKLVVDHIEHVIQVTGSADYVGLGSDFDGISTTPIGLENAAAIPNITKELLKRGYDKDDIEKILGKNFLRIFKEVGSPL from the coding sequence TGATATTAATCCATTTTCTGATCGCTCAACCACATCAAAAAATGGATGTTAGCTTGTTGCATGAAAATGCATTTGTTGCTGATCTTCACTGCGACGCCATCTATCGTTATTTACGGGGCATTGATCTTTCTAAAGAAACACAGGGACATGTGGATATTCCCAAACTACGACAGGGCGGTGTGGACCTTCAGGTTTTTGCCTGCTTTGCGCCTGCCCCTCAAAATGATATGGAAAAAAATCAGTCAGCAAAAAATGTTTTACGTCAAATAGATGGGGTTTACCGGCTGATTGAAGGAAATAAAAATTTCCTCTCTCTGGTAACTTCTTATGACCAGATTGGCCAATTAAAAGAAGAAAATAAAACAGGAATTATGATTGGCATTGAAGGAGGTTACGCCATTGAAAACGATCTGGCCCTTTTAAGAGATTTTTACCGTTTAGGCGTACGGATTATGACGCTTACACACTGGACGCATACCGATTGGGCCGACGCCTCTGGCGATTCTACGACTACATTTGGCGGCTTAAATGAATTTGGCGTAAAGGTGGTGCAGGAAATGAATCGCCTGGGAATGATTATTGACGTTTCCCATGTTCACGATGAAACTTTCTGGGATGTGATCAACATTTCTACAAAACCGATTGTCGCTTCCCATTCCTGCTGCAGAGCATTGAGTAAGCATCACCGAAATCTATCGGATGAAATGTTGTTGGCGCTGGCTCAAAACGGAGGAATGATTGGGATTAATTTTGAACCTGGCTATTTAAATGCAGAATTCTGGAACGAAAGAGATCGGCTAAAGAAAAAATTGGCCGAAAAATTTGGGTTACCACGGAGCAGAAACGAAAGACGTAAAGCAGATCCAGAAAAATTAAAACTATTCAGACAGGAATTAAAAACAGAAACCGAACGGCTAAAACAAAAATACCAGATAGATGTTAAGTTGGTAGTTGATCATATTGAGCATGTCATCCAGGTGACCGGAAGCGCGGATTACGTTGGATTGGGATCGGATTTTGACGGTATCAGTACCACGCCTATCGGACTTGAAAACGCCGCGGCCATTCCTAATATTACGAAAGAATTGCTGAAAAGAGGATATGATAAAGACGACATTGAAAAGATTCTCGGTAAGAATTTTTTGAGAATATTTAAAGAAGTCGGTTCGCCGTTGTAA
- the gyrB gene encoding DNA topoisomerase (ATP-hydrolyzing) subunit B, with translation MSAKEYTAKNIQVLKGLEAVRKRPAMYIGDVTSKGLHHLVYEIVDNSIDEAMAGYATEIMVTIHPDESISVEDNGRGIPVDLHPVEKKPAVEIIMTTLHAGGKFDKNTYKVSGGLHGVGASVVNALSEWCKVEIYRNNKIYQQVYERGAPVTELKIIGETDKRGTKITFLADSEIFKKISYKFEVLANRLRELAFLNKNLKITIVDERNDIQETYQYEGGLKEFVAYLDASRTPLHEEPIYFEGERDGIPVEIALQYNTAYTENILTYCNNVNTMEGGTHLSGFKSALTRTINSYAQKYNFIKNNDKINLSGEDVREGLTAVISVKVPEPQFEGQTKTKLGNSEVRGAVETLVNEKLFEFLEQNPAVARPIIEKCISAARAREAARQARELTRRKTVLDSSSLPGKLADCSSNDPKESELYLVEGDSAGGSAKQARDRRFQAILPLKGKILNVEKARLDKILSNDEIKTIITAIGTGIGSDSFDIEKRRYDKIIIMTDADVDGAHIRTLLLTFFYRYMGELIQQGKIYIAQPPLYKIKNGKQEFYAFDDEEKERIIKELGVDESKVVIQRYKGLGEMNPEQLWETTMNPETRTILQVSIDNAMEADQIFTILMGEEVAPRKKFIEENAQFVRNLDV, from the coding sequence ATGTCAGCTAAAGAATACACAGCAAAAAATATTCAGGTTTTAAAAGGACTCGAAGCGGTACGCAAACGACCGGCGATGTACATTGGCGATGTAACTTCAAAGGGGTTGCATCATCTGGTGTACGAAATTGTAGATAACAGTATTGATGAGGCAATGGCCGGCTATGCCACAGAAATAATGGTAACCATTCACCCGGATGAATCGATTTCTGTTGAAGATAACGGCCGGGGCATACCGGTTGATCTTCATCCCGTGGAAAAAAAGCCGGCCGTGGAAATCATTATGACTACCCTTCATGCCGGCGGAAAATTTGACAAAAATACCTACAAGGTCTCCGGCGGTTTGCACGGCGTGGGCGCATCGGTGGTAAACGCCCTTTCTGAATGGTGCAAAGTGGAAATTTATCGAAATAATAAAATCTATCAGCAAGTTTATGAACGTGGCGCGCCGGTTACTGAATTGAAAATAATTGGTGAAACCGATAAACGCGGAACCAAAATCACGTTTTTAGCTGATTCGGAAATTTTCAAAAAAATTTCGTACAAGTTTGAAGTTTTGGCCAATCGCTTACGTGAACTGGCATTTCTTAATAAAAATCTAAAAATAACGATAGTCGATGAGCGTAATGATATTCAGGAGACCTATCAATATGAAGGCGGTTTAAAAGAATTTGTCGCCTATCTTGATGCGAGTCGTACTCCCTTGCACGAGGAACCGATTTATTTTGAAGGCGAGCGCGATGGCATTCCGGTGGAAATTGCCTTGCAATACAACACCGCCTACACGGAAAATATTTTGACCTATTGTAATAACGTTAATACCATGGAAGGCGGAACGCATTTATCGGGATTTAAATCCGCTTTAACGCGCACGATCAACAGCTATGCTCAGAAATATAACTTTATTAAAAACAATGATAAAATTAACTTATCCGGCGAGGATGTGCGCGAAGGATTAACGGCAGTAATTTCGGTTAAAGTGCCGGAGCCCCAGTTTGAAGGACAAACCAAAACCAAATTGGGAAACTCTGAAGTTCGCGGGGCGGTAGAAACGCTGGTCAACGAAAAACTGTTTGAATTTTTAGAACAGAATCCAGCCGTTGCCAGACCAATTATTGAAAAGTGCATTAGCGCTGCCAGGGCCAGAGAAGCCGCACGCCAGGCGCGCGAACTGACGCGTCGGAAAACCGTTCTTGATAGCAGCTCTTTACCGGGCAAACTGGCCGACTGTTCTTCCAATGATCCCAAAGAATCGGAGTTGTATCTGGTGGAGGGTGATTCGGCCGGCGGTTCGGCCAAGCAGGCGCGCGATCGACGCTTTCAGGCCATTTTGCCCTTAAAAGGTAAAATTTTGAATGTGGAAAAAGCCAGGCTGGACAAAATTTTAAGTAACGATGAAATCAAAACCATTATCACGGCAATTGGAACGGGCATAGGTTCCGATAGTTTCGATATTGAAAAACGACGTTACGATAAAATTATCATTATGACCGATGCGGACGTGGACGGAGCTCATATCCGTACCCTGCTACTTACCTTCTTCTATCGCTACATGGGAGAGTTAATTCAGCAGGGTAAAATTTATATTGCTCAACCTCCGCTTTACAAAATTAAAAACGGAAAACAGGAGTTTTATGCCTTTGACGATGAAGAAAAAGAGCGCATCATAAAAGAACTGGGCGTGGATGAGAGCAAAGTAGTAATTCAACGCTACAAAGGTTTGGGTGAAATGAATCCTGAACAGCTCTGGGAGACAACCATGAATCCGGAGACGAGAACCATTTTACAGGTAAGCATAGATAACGCCATGGAAGCGGATCAGATTTTTACCATCCTCATGGGCGAGGAGGTCGCTCCCCGCAAAAAGTTTATTGAAGAAAATGCGCAGTTTGTAAGAAATCTCGATGTTTAG
- a CDS encoding redox-sensing transcriptional repressor Rex yields the protein MKKISDSTISRLSTYYRTLSHLIDQGIETVSSEQIAEINNITSAQVRKDLSFFGSFGKRGLGYNTRDLRDQIANILGLSKKWNVALVGVGNIGRALIDYAEFKKQGFHIKALFDNDPKKVGQEIGGLKIHHMDSVCNVVKEEKIEIAIIAVPAKVAQSVVDSLVKCGVKAFLNFAPITIKAPDDVMVKNENMSIELEALSYFLTQNEKGD from the coding sequence ATGAAAAAAATATCGGATTCGACGATCAGTCGGCTTTCCACCTACTATCGAACGCTTTCTCATTTGATTGATCAGGGGATTGAAACCGTTTCATCAGAACAAATCGCCGAGATCAACAACATTACGTCCGCCCAGGTAAGAAAGGACCTGTCTTTTTTCGGTTCGTTCGGAAAACGCGGATTGGGATACAATACCAGAGATTTGCGCGATCAAATCGCCAATATCTTGGGCCTGTCCAAAAAGTGGAACGTGGCGCTGGTAGGCGTCGGAAATATTGGACGCGCTTTGATCGACTATGCAGAATTCAAAAAACAGGGATTCCATATTAAAGCGCTATTTGATAACGATCCAAAAAAAGTTGGTCAGGAAATAGGCGGCTTGAAAATTCATCACATGGATAGCGTTTGCAATGTGGTGAAAGAGGAAAAAATAGAAATTGCCATTATTGCCGTGCCGGCTAAAGTTGCGCAATCGGTGGTGGATAGCCTTGTAAAGTGTGGGGTTAAGGCCTTTTTAAATTTTGCGCCCATTACCATTAAAGCGCCAGATGATGTGATGGTTAAAAATGAAAATATGTCTATTGAACTGGAAGCCTTATCCTATTTTTTAACTCAAAATGAAAAGGGAGATTAA
- the gyrA gene encoding DNA gyrase subunit A: MASKEKIIPILIEDEMRESYLDYSMSVIVSRALPDVRDGLKPVHRRVLFGMHELGLQHNKAFKKSARIVGEVLGKYHPHGDMAVYDTLVRMVQDFSLRYPLIDGQGNFGSIDGDSPAAMRYTEVRLQRIAEELLTDINKNTVDFVRNFDETLEEPVVLPARLPNLLINGASGIAVGMATNIPPHNLGEVVAAIKAVIDNPEIEITEIMQYLKGPDFPTGGIIYGIEGIRQAYETGHGKILVRGKVEIEEMRGGREAIIIKEIPYQVNKLNLINKIVSLIKERKLEGISDMRDESDRDGMRIVIEVKKDFNPHVIINFLYKHTQLQTTFGINMLALVQGRPKVLNLKEMIQHFIDHRIEVIVRRTQYDLDEAERRAHILEGLRIAIDNIDEIIELIKSSANPDIAREKLIQRFGLTEIQAKAILDMRLQRLTGLEREKIENEYRELLKLIDELRSILASKAKQYEIIKEELDDLVKKYNDERRTEIVSSVEDVSIEDLILEEDVVITISHMGFVKRISLNEYRTQNRGGKGITGAVTKDEDFVEHLFIANTHDYILIFTDRGKCYWLKVYAIPAGSRISKGRPIINLIDIESGEKIKAVLPVKEFDDEHFILMATRKGLIKKTNLSAFSRPRKSGIIALNIREDDELIEAKLSDGDRKVLYVTAHGKAIHFHESQVRPMGRGATGVRAIRLREGDRVIAMVVANGEMDLLTISELGYGKRTPIKEFRQQSRGGSGIIGMKVTEKTGQLVGALGVYDNQDIVIITVKGIINRQNTINISRYGRSTQGVRLIRLTEGDRVSDVAKVSVEDEETQSDI; encoded by the coding sequence ATGGCTTCGAAGGAAAAAATAATCCCTATTTTAATAGAAGATGAGATGCGCGAGTCGTATCTCGATTATTCCATGTCGGTGATTGTTTCACGAGCCCTGCCAGATGTGAGGGACGGCTTAAAACCGGTGCATCGCAGAGTGTTGTTTGGCATGCACGAATTAGGCCTGCAGCACAACAAAGCCTTTAAGAAAAGCGCCAGAATCGTTGGCGAAGTTCTGGGTAAATACCATCCGCATGGCGATATGGCCGTTTATGACACGCTGGTGCGTATGGTGCAGGATTTTTCGCTGCGCTACCCTTTAATTGACGGCCAGGGAAACTTTGGCTCGATTGATGGCGATTCCCCTGCGGCCATGCGTTACACGGAAGTCCGTTTACAGAGAATTGCAGAAGAGCTCTTAACCGACATCAACAAAAATACCGTCGATTTTGTTCGTAATTTTGATGAGACTCTGGAAGAACCGGTGGTCTTACCGGCCAGGTTGCCAAACCTTTTGATTAACGGGGCAAGCGGCATTGCCGTGGGTATGGCAACCAATATTCCACCGCATAATTTGGGAGAAGTGGTTGCAGCCATTAAGGCGGTTATTGATAATCCAGAGATTGAAATTACGGAGATCATGCAGTATTTAAAAGGACCGGACTTCCCCACTGGTGGAATTATCTATGGTATTGAAGGCATCCGTCAGGCTTACGAAACCGGACATGGAAAAATATTGGTTCGCGGAAAAGTAGAAATTGAAGAAATGCGCGGCGGCCGCGAAGCCATTATTATTAAAGAAATTCCCTACCAGGTAAACAAACTAAATTTGATCAATAAAATTGTCAGCCTGATTAAAGAGCGTAAGTTAGAAGGAATATCGGACATGCGCGATGAGTCTGATCGCGATGGAATGCGCATTGTAATCGAAGTGAAAAAAGATTTTAATCCGCATGTGATCATCAATTTTCTGTACAAGCACACCCAGCTACAAACAACATTTGGCATTAATATGCTGGCTCTGGTACAGGGACGGCCAAAGGTGCTAAACCTTAAAGAAATGATTCAGCACTTTATCGATCATCGCATAGAAGTTATTGTTCGCCGTACGCAATATGATCTGGACGAAGCGGAGCGCCGAGCCCATATTCTGGAAGGATTGCGCATTGCCATTGATAATATCGATGAAATCATCGAACTCATTAAATCTTCTGCCAATCCGGATATCGCCAGGGAAAAATTGATTCAACGATTCGGTTTAACGGAAATTCAGGCCAAAGCCATTTTAGACATGCGCTTGCAACGCCTGACCGGTCTGGAGCGAGAAAAAATTGAAAACGAATATCGCGAACTCTTAAAATTGATTGATGAACTCCGATCCATTTTGGCTTCAAAGGCAAAGCAGTACGAAATTATTAAAGAAGAGCTGGACGATCTGGTTAAAAAATACAACGATGAACGGCGGACAGAAATTGTTTCGTCGGTGGAAGATGTATCCATAGAAGATCTGATTCTTGAAGAGGATGTCGTCATTACCATTTCGCACATGGGTTTTGTGAAACGCATTTCATTGAATGAATATCGCACACAAAACAGAGGCGGAAAGGGCATAACCGGCGCGGTTACAAAAGATGAAGATTTTGTTGAGCATCTGTTCATTGCCAATACTCATGATTATATTTTGATCTTTACAGACCGCGGAAAATGTTACTGGCTAAAAGTGTATGCCATTCCAGCCGGGAGTCGCATTTCCAAAGGTCGGCCGATAATCAATCTGATCGATATCGAATCCGGCGAAAAGATTAAAGCCGTTTTACCGGTAAAAGAATTTGATGACGAACATTTTATTTTAATGGCTACCCGAAAAGGATTAATCAAAAAGACCAATTTAAGCGCGTTTAGCAGGCCGCGTAAATCGGGCATCATCGCCCTGAATATCAGGGAAGACGACGAGTTAATCGAAGCAAAACTTTCTGATGGCGATCGAAAGGTATTGTACGTTACGGCTCACGGCAAAGCCATCCATTTTCATGAAAGTCAGGTAAGGCCAATGGGTCGCGGGGCAACCGGGGTAAGGGCCATTCGATTGCGCGAGGGCGACCGCGTGATTGCCATGGTTGTGGCAAACGGTGAAATGGATCTTTTAACCATTTCGGAACTGGGTTATGGAAAACGCACACCGATTAAAGAGTTTCGCCAGCAATCCCGTGGCGGAAGCGGAATTATTGGAATGAAAGTTACAGAAAAAACCGGACAACTGGTTGGCGCCCTGGGCGTTTATGATAACCAGGATATTGTGATTATTACGGTAAAAGGTATTATTAATCGCCAGAACACCATCAACATCAGCCGCTATGGCCGTAGTACGCAAGGCGTTCGATTGATTCGCTTAACGGAAGGCGATCGCGTAAGCGACGTGGCCAAAGTATCGGTGGAAGACGAGGAAACGCAATCGGATATTTGA